Proteins encoded in a region of the Lycorma delicatula isolate Av1 chromosome 6, ASM4794821v1, whole genome shotgun sequence genome:
- the LOC142327096 gene encoding uncharacterized protein LOC142327096 — protein MSESVIETVSVEQNISVEENVKQNDKKSNTLCSEVSTQSAVTPVQCPPNIPPNVMGHDINISVTGDVTGTGKRVLKPRLGVKVPYRNLTSQIVTQDEIAQEILERSLKKYTYQNFESSDLFFTMKLTNNFPSRIPSPSTATATATVASAAVSQSIKAESSQNESSPIMDNKELLAILDGSPDTSWEATSVGKKNVRQETKHTNLSSPYKFIKMYPELEKELALKQLEEFTKPRKKKEQTDTDEKQMGKNKFMQKRVKRIKGSENNNNNGDKKPDNNIKMVTKGKPGRKHKNNDQEQGIPKRKRVLKSTNGEIIPPTVADVSQITEVPTVEDGPLPSVPPVKDNRYIKKYVNKRLLSRSDEDPDPTENVSTVNGSLPSDYLVDNHTLVRNTENLSPKIKKTAQKKGDIVINNISKQKVNDVQEDSQSSGASSSGKRKQNRVMREIDKLLGDEGAINMLYSVEQKRTPGSTPNRRGILPSARRKKKDLLLKTRLVKNAVLRLSNSPPQSLGKTALRVRRNSNPSATPATTNPPKLETPQRKMSVESRDSLQSSSFNSPVHSPSFAYPTKLSVPAEASRIIRRHSSSSSYSSRSNSPRRPSIDADRSPVLPQCIPSSPEKICTIDSDSGIVNSVKKSTSNLKKLDETGVNKARQILNVNDSKTIANETSDRSERLVDIRHKDMKVENQGINKIIENEDDNTLVFKKDIHDLVKNRLSAEFSRTIKKNLIAAKLGKPKRNTVSDTVSEIQRNILRALSKQDGCDSIVTASSSSCHTEPSTSTLRNETSNSALSLNSNVASYSNLLKNINIDRQKKRDGEEKQRSSVRQNAGAYSYKEISLRRYDHLVQIILTPVSTKMKNAFNLQVFKEMTSALNCLRKDDTCRVVLFTSTGSAFCHGIDLPSLIHPTPEKRKTAAVELLLAMKNFIKSLATFNKPLIAGVHGAAVGLGVTMLPFFDMVFASDKATFHTPYARLGQIPEGAATLTLPQMLGNAVTSELLFGCRKLTASEALHFGLVTRILWPDRFQEELIPLIRGIATQSSQSMEATKALLRHSLCLKLDTALLSESQLLLKHWMSYECQNCFKQYLEEETPTLQK, from the exons atgaGTGAATCAGTAATAGAAACCGTATCAGTTGAACAAAACATATCagttgaagaaaatgttaaacagaatgataaaaaaagtaatacgttATGTTCAGAGGTTTCTACACAATCAGCAGTAACCCCTGTTCAGTGCCCACCTAACATTCCACCCAATGTAATGGGACATGACATAAATATTAGTGTCACTGGTGATGTAACTGGAACTGGTAAACGGGTTTTAAAACCGAGGTTGGGTGTTAAAGTTCCATATCGCAATCTTACCAGTCAAATTGTTACACAAGATGAAATTGCTCAAGAGATTTTAGAACGTTCACTAAAGAAGTATACGTACCAGAATTTTGAAAGTagtgatttgttttttacaatgaagttaacaaataattttccaaGTCGAATTCCTTCACCATCTACAGCAACTGCTACTGCAACAGTAGCATCGGCTGCTGTGAGTCAGTCTATTAAAGCTGAATCTTCACAGAATGAGAGTTCTCCCATAATGGATAATAAAGAGTTATTAGCAATATTAGACGGTAGTCCAGATACAAGCTGGGAGGCAACTAGTGTAGGAAAGAAAAATGTGAGGCAAGAAACAAAGCATACTAATTTATCATCTccatataaattcataaaaatgtatccAGAACTTGAAAAAGAATTAGCTTTGAAACAGCTTGAAGAGTTTACAAAACCaaggaagaaaaaagaacaaacagATACCGATGAAAAACAAATGGGAAAAAACAAATTCATGCAAAAGCGggtaaaaagaattaaaggatctgaaaataataataataatggggaTAAAAAGccagataataatattaaaatggttaCCAAAGGAAAACCtggaagaaaacataaaaataatgaccAAGAGCAAGGTATTCCTAAAAGGAAGAGAGTTCTAAAAAGTACAAATGGTGAAATTATTCCACCGACTGTAGCTGATGTTAGTCAGATTACCGAAGTGCCGACTGTTGAAGATGGCCCACTACCTTCAGTTCCTCCTGTTAAagataacagatatattaaaaaatatgtcaacAAAAGACTTTTATCAAGATCAGATGAAGATCCTGATCCCACAGAAAATGTTAGTACAGTGAATGGTTCATTACCAAGTGATTATTTAGTAGATAATCATACACTTGTtagaaatactgaaaatttgaGTCCAAAGATTAAAAAGACTGCCCAAAAAAAAGGTgatatagttattaataatatcagtAAGCAAAAAGTAAATGATGTACAGGAAGATAGTCAGAGTAGTGGAGCATCATCATCTGGTAAGAGAAAACAAAATCGTGTTATGAGAGAAATAGATAAGTTACTTGGTGATGAAGGTGCCATAAATATGTTGTATTCAGTCGAACAAAAACGAACACCAGGCAGTACTCCTAACAGAAGAGGAATACTGCCTTCAGCCCgtagaaagaaaaaagatctaCTTTTAAAAACACGATTAGTAAAAAATGCAGTTCTTAGATTAAGTAATTCACCACCACAGTCTTTAGGGAAGACTGCATTAAGAGTCAGGAGAAATTCAAATCCTTCAGCGACTCCTGCAACAACAAATCCACCAAAACTAGAAACACCTCAGCGTAAGATGTCTGTTGAATCAAGAGATTCGTTACAATCTTCTTCGTTTAATTCACCTGTTCATTCACCATCTTTTGCATATCCAACAAAACTTTCTGTACCTGCTGAAGCATCTCGTATAATTAGAAGACATTCATCAAGTAGTTCTTATTCAAGTCGAAGTAATAGTCCACGTAGGCCCAGTATTGATGCTGATCGTTCCCCAGTTCTACCTCAGTGTATTCCTTCTAGTCCAGAGAAGATTTGTACTATAGATTCAGATAGTGGAATTGTAAACTCTGTAAAGAAAAGTACTTCTAATCTGAAAAAGTTGGATGAAACTGGTGTTAATAAAGCTAGAcagatattaaatgtaaatgattcTAAAACTATTGCCAATGAAACATCTGATAGATCAGAGCGTTTAGTAGACATAAGGCATAAGGATATGAAAGTAGAAAATcaaggaattaataaaattatagaaaatgaagATGATAATACATTAGTATTCAAAAAAGATATACATGATTTAGTAAAGAATAGATTAAGTGCAGAATTTTCaaggacaataaaaaaaaacttaattgcaGCTAAGTTAGGTAAACCTAAAAGAAATACTGTTTCAGATACTGTTTCTGAAATTCAGCGTAATATTTTGAGAGCACTCTCCAAACAAGATGGTTGTGATTCTATTGTTACAGCATCTTCTAGCTCTTGTCATACAGAACCAAGTACTTCCACATTGAGAAATGAAACATCTAATTCAGCACTATCTTTAAACTCTAATGTTGCCA gttactctaatttgttaaaaaatattaatattgatcgTCAAAAGAAACGTGATGGTGAAGAAAAACAAAGATCGAGTGTTCGGCAAAATGCTGGTGCATATTCATATAAAGAGATAAGTTTGCGACGTTATGATCATTtagtacaaattatattaacaccAGTCTCaactaaaatgaaaaatgcttttaatttgcAG GTATTTAAAGAGATGACTAGTGCGTTGAATTGTCTGCGAAAAGATGATACGTGTAGAGTAGTACTGTTCACTTCAACTGGTAGTGCATTCTGTCATGGCATTGATCTTCCTTCATTAATTCATCCTAccccagaaaaaagaaaaactgctgCTGTAGAACTTTTGCTTGCTATGAA aaatttcataaaaagccTGGCAACATTCAACAAACCACTAATAGCTGGTGTTCATGGAGCTGCCGTGGGGTTGGGTGTTACTATGTTACCATTTTTTGACATGGTGTTTGCAAGCGATAAAGCTACATTCCATACACCGTATGCACGACTTGGTCAAATACCAGAAGGTGCTGCTACATTAACTCTTCCACAAATGTTGGGAAATGCTGTG acAAGTGAGCTCCTCTTTGGCTGCCGCAAACTTACTGCTAGTGAAGCATTGCATTTTGGGCTTGTCACAAGGATTCTTTGGCCTGATAGGTTTCAGGAAGAACTTATTCCTCTTATACGTGGTATAGCTACTCAGTCATCACAg